GAGGACGACGCCCCGGTCCTGCAGAGCATCCATTTCCGCCCGGGCCTGCTCACCGAGAGCGACGGCGCCCTCGACCAGTTCATCGACTATCTGCGGAAGTTCCCACGCGCGAACCCTTCGGCGGACTTCATCGTCTGACGGGTGTCGGCAGGGGTACCCGGGCCCGACGCGGCTATACTGCGGTGGCGAATCTTGTCACGCACATGGCGCCGGGCGGAGAGGGATGCAGGACGAGCAGCTGACGACCATTCTCCTCGACCAGTTCATCGCCCACCCGCCCCGGCGGGTGTGGCAGGTGCTGACGGATTCGGAGAAGCTCGCCCGGTGGCTCATGCCCAACGACTTCGAGCTCGCGGTCGGCAGGAAGTTCACCTTTCGGGGGCTCTCCGTGCCGGTCGTACACTTCGGCGGGGTCGTGCACTGCGAGGTCCTCGACTTCCAGACCGAGCGCATGCTCAGGATCAGCTGGGACGACCACGGCCAGAACGGGCTCCGTTCCACCGTCACCTGGCGGCTGGAGCCCGAGGGCACCGGCACCCGGGTCTTTCTCGAACACGAGGGATTCGACGACGACGACGCCGTTCAGCAACTGTCCCGGAAGCTGCTGGGCGGCGGCTGGTTGGGGGTCCTGCGTCGACTCGGGGAAGTGGTCGCGACCACTGCTCCGCTGAAGGAACATCGGAGCAATATCCGATAAGCATTTCCCCGCCCGGTCGATAAAGAATGTTCCTGGCTATCGTCGACACCAGGGGGTTCCCGTGGCCAGGACCGAAACCACAATCGCCGCCCCGATCGATCCCGCACAGGCCGGTGCGTTCCTGCAGAGGTTCATGGGTGACATCAGCGGTTCGGCGGTCACCACGATGTGCGCGGTAGGCGACCGGCTGGGCCTCTTCGGCGCGCTCGCCGCGGCTGGACGGAGCAGTAGCGAGGAACTCGCCGCCCGACTCGGTCTCACCGAACGGTACGTCCGCGAGTGGCTGCTCACCCTGCACAGTGCCGGCTACCTGGACTCGGAGGTGGACCCGTCGACCGGCGCCACCACCTACACCCTGCCACCCGCACACGCGGCGGTGCTGGTCGACGGCTCTCCGCTCTACATGGGCGGCGTGGCGCGGCTGCTTCCCACCCTCGGCGTGCTGTTGGGCGAGGTCGTCGAAGGCTTCCGCTCCGGCAGCGGCATCGACGTCGACCGCTACCCACCGGAGTTCTTCCACACCATGTGGCGGATGAGCGAGCTCTGGCTGGACGCGATGCTGGTGGACCAGTGGATCCCGGCGGTGGACGGTCTTGCCGAACAGCTCCGTACGGGTGTCGACGTGGCGCACCTCAGCTCCGGCAGCGGTCGGGCTCTCATCCTCCTGGCGGAGGCGTTCCCGGAGTCGAGGTTCGTGGGTTTCGACCGAGTCCCGGCCAACGTGGCCCACGCCCGGGAGATGGCCCACCGGGCCGGGGTCGCCGACCGGGTCCGCTTCGAGGTCGGCGACGGCGTCGACGCTCTCACCACGGGGCGGTTCCCGTTGGTGCTGGCGCTGGATGTGCTGCACGACGCGCTGGACATCACCGCCACCCTGACCGCGGTCGCCGGGACGCTCGGCCCGGACGGGGTGTTCCTGCTCCTCGAGACCGACTGCGCCGAGCGTCCGGAGGAGAACCGGGGTGCCGCGGCCTCGCTCTTCTACAGCACGAGCACGCTCTACTCGGTGCCTATCGCGCTGGCCGCCGGCGGGGAGGCCCTCGGGATGATGGGCCTCCCGCCGGGTCGGCTCCGGTCGCTGTGCGCGGACGCCGGCCTGTCGACCATGCGTACGCTCATGCATCCGATTCCGACTTTCAACACGCTCTATGCGATCGGCGCGTGACCGGGCTACCGGCGTCAGCGACGGCTGATCCGAACCAACGCCATGGTGCCGAACACGAGGATGATCGCGGCGCTCCAGAGCAGCGCCGACCACACGTAGAAGGCGGCGCTTTCGTCGAGCAGAGCCTCGGCCGGCTGCCCCTGGGTCAGCACCCGCGCGGCATTGACCACCATGGTCACCGGTTGGTACTCGGCGACGGCCTGCAACCAGCCCGGCATGGTCTGCACCGGCACGAACGCGCTCGACGCGAAACTCAGCGGCAGAACGAGGAAGCCGAGCGCCTGAGCCGCCTGGGGATTGCCCACCGCGAACATCCCCAGGCCGGTGAAGACGCAGACGAAGGCTGCCCCGAACAGGACCACCAGGCCGAAGGCGAGGACACCGGACCACACATCGGTGTGCACTCGGAAGCCGACCGCGAAGGCGACCGCCACCATTGCCGTGGTCGCCCAGGCGACCAGGGCGGTGTCGGCGAGCACCCGACCGATCAGGATGCTGCTGTGCGGCATCGGCATCGACCGGAAGCGGTCGAAGAAGCCGCCACCGGCGTCCTCGGCCACGCCCACGGCAGAGAGCCCACCGCTGAACAGCACCCCGGCGGTGACCACCCCGGGCACCAGGTAGTCGATGTACTTGAGGCCACCGCTGTCGATCGCACCACCGAAGGCGTAGCGGAAGATCAGCATGAAGGCCACCCCCTGCACGGCACTCACGAAGAGCGTCTGCGGGTTGCGGAGGTAACGCAGCATGCTGCGTCGGGCGATGACCCGGGTGGCGGGGAGGAATCGCGACCCGGTCGCGGCGGTCAGGGCTGGCGCGGTCATACGGCCCCCTTCGGTGCGGATGCGGCGTCGACCCGCTCGTCGTCGGCGGAACTTCCGGTCAGGGCCAGAAAGACCTCGTCCAGGGTGGCGGGACGCAGTCCGATGTCCTCCACCGCGACACCGTGCCGGTTGAGGA
Above is a window of Micromonospora yangpuensis DNA encoding:
- a CDS encoding SRPBCC family protein, with amino-acid sequence MQDEQLTTILLDQFIAHPPRRVWQVLTDSEKLARWLMPNDFELAVGRKFTFRGLSVPVVHFGGVVHCEVLDFQTERMLRISWDDHGQNGLRSTVTWRLEPEGTGTRVFLEHEGFDDDDAVQQLSRKLLGGGWLGVLRRLGEVVATTAPLKEHRSNIR
- a CDS encoding ABC transporter permease codes for the protein MTAPALTAATGSRFLPATRVIARRSMLRYLRNPQTLFVSAVQGVAFMLIFRYAFGGAIDSGGLKYIDYLVPGVVTAGVLFSGGLSAVGVAEDAGGGFFDRFRSMPMPHSSILIGRVLADTALVAWATTAMVAVAFAVGFRVHTDVWSGVLAFGLVVLFGAAFVCVFTGLGMFAVGNPQAAQALGFLVLPLSFASSAFVPVQTMPGWLQAVAEYQPVTMVVNAARVLTQGQPAEALLDESAAFYVWSALLWSAAIILVFGTMALVRISRR
- a CDS encoding class I SAM-dependent methyltransferase, coding for MARTETTIAAPIDPAQAGAFLQRFMGDISGSAVTTMCAVGDRLGLFGALAAAGRSSSEELAARLGLTERYVREWLLTLHSAGYLDSEVDPSTGATTYTLPPAHAAVLVDGSPLYMGGVARLLPTLGVLLGEVVEGFRSGSGIDVDRYPPEFFHTMWRMSELWLDAMLVDQWIPAVDGLAEQLRTGVDVAHLSSGSGRALILLAEAFPESRFVGFDRVPANVAHAREMAHRAGVADRVRFEVGDGVDALTTGRFPLVLALDVLHDALDITATLTAVAGTLGPDGVFLLLETDCAERPEENRGAAASLFYSTSTLYSVPIALAAGGEALGMMGLPPGRLRSLCADAGLSTMRTLMHPIPTFNTLYAIGA